One segment of Mycoplasmopsis glycophila DNA contains the following:
- a CDS encoding IS3 family transposase: MKQLKSHQWLELFSSYEDYKKNLISKNDFELKYYSIRGVSFFDKRFYEVKKYFMHKYKRYNLGMLNLESQTGKSPKKGKGTGRHRKPKITPIEIVKKEWEKMPKEQLIEILEIYKDSFDRNNIDVDISKIKKSSVSTRKLAIFFNKSKSTIHNIKTKEQRPRKRVVNNKYDQLIIDSFKKNKCLYGRKRLEIYIREKYQIDLNYRTIGRIMKRLNLFCLIRRKRKDREKKNTNVQFIDLVNRDYHGQKNQIIATDVTYIPSPKDCENNFVFLSIAIDHKSKFIVNYNLSKRNDLDLVMKHMSQIRLNKKWIAHSDHGFQYSSKIYVDIVRKNNGVISMRRVGKSLDNREAEYFFSILKSECLNLIDIAKLTFEELKSLIDNFVLWYNNERIQSILNWKTPQESWGALIK; this comes from the coding sequence ATGAAACAATTAAAATCACATCAATGATTAGAACTCTTCAGTAGTTACGAAGATTACAAAAAGAATTTAATATCCAAAAATGATTTTGAGCTGAAATATTATTCAATCAGAGGTGTTAGCTTTTTTGATAAAAGGTTCTATGAGGTCAAAAAGTATTTTATGCACAAATATAAAAGATATAATTTAGGTATGTTAAATTTAGAATCCCAAACAGGTAAATCTCCAAAAAAAGGTAAAGGCACAGGTAGACATAGAAAACCAAAAATTACTCCTATTGAAATTGTAAAAAAGGAGTGAGAAAAAATGCCAAAAGAACAATTGATTGAAATTTTAGAAATTTACAAAGACTCTTTTGATAGAAATAATATTGATGTTGATATTTCTAAAATTAAAAAATCATCAGTTTCTACAAGAAAATTAGCTATCTTTTTTAACAAATCTAAGTCAACAATTCATAATATAAAAACTAAAGAACAACGACCAAGAAAAAGAGTTGTGAATAACAAATATGATCAATTGATAATTGATTCATTTAAGAAAAACAAATGTTTGTATGGTAGAAAAAGATTAGAAATTTACATTAGAGAAAAATATCAAATAGATCTAAATTATAGAACCATTGGTAGAATCATGAAAAGATTAAATTTGTTTTGTTTAATTAGAAGAAAAAGAAAAGATAGAGAAAAAAAGAATACAAACGTTCAGTTTATCGACCTAGTAAATCGTGATTATCATGGACAAAAAAACCAAATAATTGCCACCGACGTTACCTATATTCCGTCACCAAAAGATTGCGAAAATAATTTTGTTTTTTTATCTATTGCTATTGATCATAAAAGCAAATTCATTGTTAACTACAACCTTTCAAAAAGAAATGATTTAGATCTTGTGATGAAACATATGTCTCAAATAAGATTGAACAAAAAATGAATTGCTCACTCTGATCATGGTTTCCAATATTCTTCAAAAATTTATGTTGATATAGTTCGAAAAAATAATGGGGTCATTTCTATGAGAAGGGTAGGAAAATCTTTAGATAATAGAGAAGCAGAATATTTCTTCTCAATTTTAAAATCAGAATGTTTAAACTTAATAGATATTGCAAAACTTACTTTTGAAGAGCTAAAATCGTTAATCGATAATTTTGTTCTTTGATACAATAACGAAAGAATTCAATCTATTTTAAATTGAAAAACACCTCAAGAGTCTTGAGGTGCATTAATAAAATAA